A region from the Chroogloeocystis siderophila 5.2 s.c.1 genome encodes:
- a CDS encoding calcium-binding protein, producing the protein MLGGAGNDAISGQSGDDSIDGGGGFDQYFESGDVNFFLSNNSLTGQGTDSLNSIERVVLTGGVSSNIMNASSFSGSVSLTGRGGNDILYGGTGNDTLNGGDGNDFCTGRGGNDTFGGAGIDTLIESRNGNFTLTDTSLIGNGTP; encoded by the coding sequence CGATGACTCAATCGATGGTGGCGGTGGCTTTGATCAATATTTTGAGTCGGGCGATGTCAACTTCTTCTTGAGCAACAATAGCCTGACGGGTCAAGGCACTGATAGCCTTAACTCGATTGAGCGAGTAGTGCTGACGGGTGGTGTTAGTAGTAATATCATGAATGCTTCTAGCTTCTCTGGTTCAGTGTCGCTCACTGGGAGAGGTGGCAATGACATCCTCTATGGAGGAACGGGTAACGATACCCTTAATGGCGGAGATGGCAATGACTTCTGCACTGGGAGAGGTGGTAATGACACCTTTGGTGGTGCTGGTATTGACACATTAATTGAGTCGCGCAACGGGAACTTCACTTTGACCGATACCAGCTTAATAGGTAATGGCACACCCTAA